The Artemia franciscana chromosome 9, ASM3288406v1, whole genome shotgun sequence region TCCAACAAAAGAATAGGCTCAGTTACATTCAAATTCGTCAATCAACGCTCAGTAGTCATTAACGTTATAGAAATCTACTGTCTTGAGACAAGTTAATACACAATTAgcttattattgtaaaaaaaacaacactgatAACAAAACAGAACTGATACAATATCACCTCGAGCATAAAACTACACCAGACTGAGTCTTGGTGTCCGAGACTCTAGTAAGCGCAACCGGTCAAAAGCAAACAAGTCTGAACACGTTCATCTCTAAAGGATGGAAATTTTGCATTGCCGGCTAAATTATGTCTGGTTCTGCTGCAAGTTGTCAATGAACACCGCAGAGCTTATCCCGATAGCAGGAAACAGACTCTATCCGGTCAACCATAAATAggaactaaacaattttgtttatgtgtttttaagcaaaatacaagttgctcgaaatccttcttttttactttttcgttcttttttactttttttcttaatctttgaggtacttgagctacccctaaacattattataaatggctcaaactttttctacaatgttttcaGGTCATATGGAACAACTTAggggggtaagaaaataatatttccaaattttttaaaataagctccaccctagtacgtatggcaaacaaacctcttcaggatttgggaatgccttcacctaaccgtatcgctgctgtttcgacatgtgtagaattggatcgtgaacaaagttacagtacgagtgatctattgtcgtatgtacaaaataacatttccaagttaacgtcggaacaaaaagacatttatgatacgataatgcattgtgtcgataacaacgttggagaaattttctttttggatgcgccaggaggtactggtaaaacgtttgtgataaaactgattctggcatcaattcgatcaaaaaatgatatagcgttggcaattgcgtcgtccggaatagccgcaacattgctgcctggtggaagaactgctcattccgctttgaaattgcctctgaatttgcattctacagaaactcccacgtgcaatatttccaaatcatctgggatgggtaaagtattgcagcaatgcaaacttattatttgggatgagtgcacaatggcacacaaaaaatcgctcgaggctctggatcaatgcttgaaagatttgcgagggaagttgaaaccctttggcagcacattaatagtgcttgcgggagatttcaggcaaacattacctataatacctagatcaactcctgcagacgaaatgaatgcttgcctgaaaaattctaatttatgggcacacgtaaaaacattaaaattaactacaaatatgcgtgtccgattgcaaaacgatgactctggtcaaacattttcagatcaattgctggcaattggaaacggaaagctcccagtagactcaatttcaggacgtatacaactacctgctgatttctgtaatttagtgacgtccaaaaatgaattgattgaaaaagtattttcgaatattctaaaaaattataaaaggctaagtgaaagagcgattctcgcacccaaaaatatagacgtccacgaaatcaacaatattgttttgaccaagattcgagaccaggcagtcctttacaagtcagtcgacacaattTTGGAActaaatgaagcggttaattatccatctgaatttttaaattccgtggatctttcagggtttccaccacacgtgctacaactaaaaataggcgtaccaataattcttttaagaaatatcaacccaccaaagctttgcaatagcacgcgacttgccgtaaaaaaaacaatggaaaacctatagaggccacaatcttgacagggccttttgagggtgaggctgttcttattcctcgcattcccatgattccaacggatctgccttttcaatttaaaagattgcaattcccaattcgattagcatttgcaatcaccattaacaaagctcaaggtcaatcattagaaaaatgtggtatagatcttaatactgattgtttttcccatggacaattgtacgttgcatgttcgagggtcggtaaacctgacaatctatttatatgcagcgacaatttgacagcgaagaatgttgtatattcgcaagttttacgcagttaatttgtattgtatctatctatctatctatctatctatataaaaacgagttgtgtgtatgcatgtttgtttgtttgtaaaaagagcgtttgcatatgacgtcattattagtacatacggctttgtatatgcacagacaatgggaaagccaagaatgttgtatattcgcaatttttacgtagtttgaaacacatatataaatctatctatattcacaggtgggacacagggacacaactacaatggcgcgtaactaaaatggtgcgtaacgacttacgcgcgcgggggggcttgggggggcgcgaagcaccccaccaactaggtgttggtggccAACCagccaacagctagtatatatatatatatatatactagctgttggggtggcgcttcgcggtttagagtctttagaccttttccataaacatttaaatagttttgacaaaaacgtaaaatttacagtggagtttgagGAAAGTGATAAACCaccttttctggatatcttattgatcaaaagtgagttccatttacttttatcagtttatagaaagcctacccacagtgataggtatttgaactttcactcttgcCACCCTATTGAGATAGGGTGAATTGTCTATTGAAATaatagattctgaattgttatatttgagggatgttttattttgtaatagttacccgattaaattcattgataaaataataaaaaatagacgcattaaacacaacaatagggttattggggtttcacagtgcacagaattagacttaccgaaacgtttcatttctttaccttatgtacctactttgggggagatgcttcaaagaattttgggtaaacataacattgatacttgtttccattcagtgagaccattaggtagttttcttaattctgggaaggatttaacccggggggatttagttagtggggtatataaaattccttgtcccagtggaaagttttatattggtagaactcaccaacaatttactgaaagatttattgagcatcgctactcaatagaaaaaaccctacaactaagaaagcctcccgaaacttttgtttcggctctagctgaacacacattcttttatcctgaacattttatacaatttgatgaggctacagctatttctaatgatagaggtttttctcagtgggcgagggaggctatagaaattaaaaaacatatatttgctaatatttcaataaatagagacacagggaatttaaatattgacccaatttatgatattcttttaaaaaatgaaccaatagtcgatgggggaattaaaattttacacaatcaccaggggacaagattacccactagaccaaaaagagttgcttcaatgttagcttacaaaaggattatttcgcaacagaataattaactaaattttcaattttcatacattttcctcagttgctctttgattctcattgaagtaactcgcatagctgcttttccctacgtggataagtagcgacaattgtatttattatatttggtggtggtttttatttgtttttagattagttttcttttaattttgtatcttgtgctgaagacgccttgttttatacaggggaaatatccgcgttgttttagtcttttaattttactggccgtcgtctcgtttgaagttttcttttttagagttctatctctcttgattgtttattgtcatgtctggccagttcggcttaagaactttcaaaagGCATAAAGCTTTGGTAAAACATTTAGGAGAGTGAAAAGGTgaataatatttgtatttattagaACACAGCTCAGTATATAAGAGTTTAAACAAGGAGTGGAATAGGATAAAAACGGGTTTATGTGTAACAAAACTTATACAGCAATAAGCATTTAACAATTTCTAAGGGCTGGAGCTAAAATCTAGAATACTGGTATAGCGTGGGAGTTAAAGTGTTTTGTCTTTGTTCTTGTGTAAAACATTTtaggaagaaaatttaaataatgcaaatactgttcaaaatcaataatttattttggtcTATTTTTTTGTGTCAATCAAGGAAACCCattgtaaacaaaaaataaaataaaaatctgtcatcccctctctctctccctctctctctttcttgtttgtttttcttcttcgccTGGTTTTCAATTTAATGAGTCAATATTTTATACTTCTGGTGTTTTCTCTGCGAAATTCAGATATATCAGGTTGTAAAAGGTATATTTCACGTTTGAGTGAAAAGGCGgtaattttttcgatttttattgCCAAACTATTGCGCaaagaaagtttttaaattatctcaTGATAAATGAATACAGTTATTGTCATAGTGAACCTATTAATGAAAGTTTAATTGAAGACAAAATTACTTTCCAGTAAGAATTCTAAGGTATATGCAAATAATTTGACTAACTTAAAAGGCCTGATAGGACTCTTTAATCAGTGGCAATTTGTCAGATATGCAATCATGAGCATTTTTCACAAACAGATAAATACGCTTAGTCCAATCAGTGAAATACCGAGTCTTCCTGTAGTGCTTAGGACAATTTTGCATCACCTGAGAGATTTTTATATGACGTATTTAACCCCTAATAAGACAACATAACCTCCCAGGAATGATAAAAGCTACTTAAGTACCTTTTTTACGGattgcaattttaaaattgttttaaggATTAAATCAGATGCAGGAAAGGGTTTGGGCTTATGGATGGAGtgtgttttgtaaaaaaaaagaggtgggCTAAATCAATATTAATATCAGTTTGATGGAACAGTGTCTAATTTGATCATTTGAATTGCCGCGGTCAACTTGAACAgtgttaaaaatttgtcttttagtTTAACTATGTGCTATTTTATCTGAAATATTCTGCTTTtcatgtaatttttgaaattcctttCTTTATATAGGAAGAATACGATAGCCTCATATCTTGGATAGTCGAGAAGTGTGGACAAAGTGACGCTTCAAGAAACGACAGAAAGGCAATGCTTATAATTTTAAGTGGCTGGAAGATACGAAAGAAGAGTAAGGTTGAATGTGAACAATGTTTTCGCGCACTTGGCCTCTGGAATTATTCATCTGATGTGGATCCAGAGCCGAAAAGGCTGTCATCAGAGGAATGGGATAAACAGAAAGAAGAGTTTATTAAGGAATATAGCAGAGTAGGAACAACTGAAGAATATCCCGCACAGGACGCAGAGAGGTATGAAAAAGAGGATGATCGGATAGAGAAACCCAatggaagcttgaaaaaaaacccACGAGTAGAGTTGAAAGTACCTGAAGGATCTGAAAAAGATATTGTTAGCAGAGTAGGAACAATTGAGGAATATCCTGTACCAGATACTGAGTGGTATGGAAAAGAAGAAGATCAGGTGCTGAAATCCAACGGGAGTATAAAAGAAACCCCGCGAGTTGagctggaagtgcctgaaggaTCTAACGAAGATGATGTAAACATAGTAGGAACAGCCAAGGAATATCCTGCACAAGATGGTGAGCGGTATGGAGAAGAAGATGAACAGGTGCAGAAATCCGATGGAAGCATGAAAGAAACCTCAAAAGTTGAGCTGGAAGTATCTGAAGAATCTGAAAAAGATGATGTGCGCAGAATAGGGACAGCCAGGGCATGTCCAGCAGAAGACGCTGAGCGgtatgaaaaagaagaaaaccagGTAGAAAAACTCAATGCAAGTTTAAAAGAAACCACGAGAGTTGAGATGGAAGCACCTGACAACGACAATGCTAGTGCTCAAGCTGCAGAGTCTCAAAGGCCCCAAAATATAGATAAACCTTTGGATGTGAACTTATTGGAAGAAAAACCGAAGTTACAATCACAAACTCGAAAAGATTCAGACTCACCtatgaataagaaaaagaagatgGAAGAAAAGCCCACGTTGGATCCATTAGCTGAACACTTTCCATGGTGTCGCTGGGTGTTCGTAGGCTTTGGGAACGTGACTGAGGATGTCTCTCCATCCTGGCTGCAAAGGATTGAGGTTCTTACGCCATTGATGATCCAAGATAAAATTCGCAGGAAATCGAAAAGTCATGTAAgttatttcatattttgttttaattttttactttattcatAATTAGCCTTTCAATTCGTAGTTTTAGACAATGAAGAAGGGGATAAACGAGAGTAAATTTTTTTCCTGGAGTCATTCTTTGTCCTGTAATAAAGTACCTATCGTTTAACATTTGGTTAgtaatgtttgtttaaatagGGAGCAGACTTTCTTTTAGGGTTTCTAGTCGAAGAAAAGGACTAGATAAACTGCCTTTGGTATGAGAGTCGAACCCACGGCCCCTAGAAGAGAGCTTTTCTGGGCCTTTGATTCAAGACTTTGCCCTTTTAGGCaatctaataaataaattgaaaataacagTTAAACACAGGATTCTTACACATGTTTCTTtactgttaaaaatattttttaattagtattttcagtttatttaattaatattttggatcttTTGAACCCGACTTCATAGTCACGTGACTCCTTGGTAGTCGAAGCTATACAATGAATTCGGCTTTGtattaaaatctaaatttttggtCTTTGGGGCTGCTCAACACCATTCTACAGATAAGATTACTGCCCTAATACAAAACGCTGCAAGTGCATTTGTTGCAAACTGATTGTTTTGTTGCAAACTGATTGTttggtttgatttttaaaaaagttgtgGTTTTGGATCTTTTAAAGATCCTTATTTAAAtatgaaacaattaaaagttttttctaattatcttaaaaacaagaaaaattagagATAGTAGTAAAATTCAGTATTCTGTTGACCTTCACAACATAAGTAAGTAGTTGGTATTTCATTTGTAGTTAgtagtatttaatatatattactactactaacaaagcTACGGACGCTtatcctctatcccaatctattcaaagcctccctctttacaccctcccacgaaattcccattttctttaaatgtttCCTGATGTTTTCATTCCAACCCTTTTGGGGACAACCTGCTCTTCGTGTTACTGTAGACGGTTTGccaacatggaaaatttttcttaatctgttatccttcatccgcagaacgtgccgtagccatctcaacctttctcttattaagGATATAATGTGTTTAGATATATATTACAACTACTGCTAACGACTCATTGCAGTACCAAACCACTTGGAATCCAGACATTTGTGGACGCTcctcctctttcttattttattcaaaacttcactctttatcGTATCCCATGAAGTtccagtttcctttaaatccttccttagaACCTCTTCCCAGCCAAAATGACCTGATTTCCGCTTGGTCCCAGATGGATGGCCTAAAAACGCAATCTTTGCAATCCGTAAAACGTGATCTAGCTATCTTAATCTTTCTGTAACTATAGCCCAAATAAGTTGTatcaatttctttcttttactgTTTACTGAATTGGTCTCATTTCCCCATATATACGATGTATTTTTGACAtaacaccttaaattaggttgttttcttagaccacactgccgtTCTAttacgaacaaataaattttcaaatggggacaaattcatttatttagacTGTGAAAAACACGTACAAAAGTCCATATATTTTGATCACATATACAGCTACCGCCTTCAGTAGAAAtactaaactaataaaatttaaagtagcatatttatacagaacaaaataaataacttttcgggtcattcacaaaataatgaacttccAGATTATTCACTAGATTATTTTTAGAGACAGTTCACTGACaaagttcattcaaagtcttcgtgtaaattttcatttgacagtttatttgttcgtcatagaacggTAGTGTGGTGTTACGTCGAAAATAGGCATACCTACCATGCGAGAGTTTCCTTTGCCAAACGAAGATAATCACTTTATAAGCTCTTTTGAAGAATTTCACACTCAGCCATTGATTTAAAGCTCTCTACATCACCAAGTTCATCAGTGTCTTCAGGTTAGTAATTTAAGCATAGCCCAACAACATACCCAATCGTTGGTTGCCGTCTTAATCTCTTTTCAACAGCAATACCGTCAAACTTAATTCTCGTTGTTGTAGGCCAATCAGTGGGTACCTTCAAGTCAGTGATTCTATTCTTGAACTCGAAATGAGTTGAACTTTGTGAATTTGACAGTACTCATTAGACTTAGACAGGATCCACGATTCACTGAGTAGACCCAAAGGCTAGAAAGCCGCTTGTATAAGAGCCTTTGACCACCAATGTGTAAGATCAAACAGCCAAGGTTAAATTCTATGTTATTGAACCCTTTAGCATGATGGAGGGTTTCTACCACATCGCAAAGTCTTTGAATAATGAAAGACGCACTTATTTTCTCAGATATAAATTGAGAGAATACCTGGTTAAAACGTTGTATGTCTTGCCTAATTTTTCATGGTTCtagaaaatttagatttttcatcGTCAAGCTCTTATATTTAGAGTGGTAGTGCCTAATTTGCTCAACAATGTGCTCAAAAGTCAGgtacttccaattttttttttacagatcaGCCTACCTTGAGTATAAATCTTCTGTGGTGGTAATAATATATTGAAGGTCAGAACAGCAGCTTAAGAAAGGCATCTCCAACTGTTAATTCCTCAGCTGACATGTTTTAAGGTATGGCTTGTTCTTATATACCCAAAATCAGCATACTAGTGAAGCTGGAATGGATATTCCGTGTTAATATTCCCCATTAGTTTCGTGATGTAAGCCCAATAAAAGTCTGACTTTACATTTGTCACTCGCATTACGAAAACTAAGCCTAGGATAGAAAAGTCTGATTCAATCGTTAGGTTTTCTACTGGGATTTTACTGAGCCGCTTTTCCATGCTCACAGGCTCTTTCCCAAAACGCTCAAATGAAATCGTCGGATATTCTGGGAGTTCGCAAGGTAAGTGACTGTTAGTTTTAGGTCCGTTCAAGAGGGATCTTGTCTCTCAACTTGCTGATCAATGATTAGGACTTCCACAGGTTTCACCCTCCAGTAACAGTCTGTTTGCAAAGTTAAAGTCATGTTTGAACCTGGAaccatataaaaagaattgccaaaaaagacaaaacagaaAGTTCTGCTGCACCAAAATAAAGTGCTCTAAGCTATGTAGCTTATGGAATTAGGATGAAGCTGGTGTAAATGATATGTAAGTCTTACATGAAGTTAAATGTACTTTGTGGAAAACGCTATTTAACGTTACCAGCTTCGATCAGTGACTTACATACAAATGCAAAGGAAAGGCGGAAAAGAAAAGTAACTGGAAgaatccaaaaaaaagaaagaaggcaAAATGAGACAAGACAAAACATGTCTGACATAGGCACTACTAATTTCATTGATGTTGCCCGTCTGAGCAGGTTTTAAAAGCTAAAAGCTTTTTATCCTTTTAAACTTTAGACCACTTTGTCGTTATCGTGCCCCGCCAAAATGTGTGCCGTGAACTTTTGATACTGCATAACGGAATTCAAAAAAATCCAATGGAAGTGAAAAAACATTTCTATTTTTAGAGCCTAGACTGCCAAAGCCAATATAATTACCAACATGAGATTTTTGAAAGTATACTTTCTACTGAGGTAAAAATCTACTGGTCACTGGATATGTATAGTTAAAAGGTTTCAGACTTCCTTGCAGGTGCACTCAAAGTATAAAATTCAATcttcaaaaaaaacaagtcaataGCTTTCCCTCTGCTTGCTTCTATGTGCTTGCTAATTCCTCAGAATATATGCAAGTATAGCGATACTGGAGATTGCAACTCTTTTCCTCAATGCTTATTTTGGTATTCtacaattgaaaaattaagataatacAAACTAAAGAGGTTTGCACGAGCCAGATTTAAAAAGAAGTGTGAAACAAACTTTGATCTGCTAGTCGCTCAGATAAGCAGCTTCAATCCAGGTGTCAAAAATTACAGCTTTATTCAACCGTTATATAGAAAAGGTTAAGTCAAACATTAATTTTAGGGTGATACGTCGCCGGCTGCATGAATAAGCCCTTTGGTTGTCTTTAAGCAGGC contains the following coding sequences:
- the LOC136031562 gene encoding uncharacterized protein LOC136031562, with the protein product MAQTFSTMFSGHMEQLRGEEYDSLISWIVEKCGQSDASRNDRKAMLIILSGWKIRKKSKVECEQCFRALGLWNYSSDVDPEPKRLSSEEWDKQKEEFIKEYSRVGTTEEYPAQDAERYEKEDDRIEKPNGSLKKNPRVELKVPEGSEKDIVSRVGTIEEYPVPDTEWYGKEEDQVLKSNGSIKETPRVELEVPEGSNEDDVNIVGTAKEYPAQDGERYGEEDEQVQKSDGSMKETSKVELEVSEESEKDDVRRIGTARACPAEDAERYEKEENQVEKLNASLKETTRVEMEAPDNDNASAQAAESQRPQNIDKPLDVNLLEEKPKLQSQTRKDSDSPMNKKKKMEEKPTLDPLAEHFPWCRWVFVGFGNVTEDVSPSWLQRIEVLTPLMIQDKIRRKSKSHSLEQAFIGYVLMKPIKRLVAS